In one window of Heptranchias perlo isolate sHepPer1 chromosome 4, sHepPer1.hap1, whole genome shotgun sequence DNA:
- the LOC137320603 gene encoding relaxin-3-like translates to MKSLLCVLVINMFLTSFPTSVLSQTFKSGESGVKLCDREFIRAVIFACGGSRWKMFLDNQNDPFQTSSDKDYFKEMDNDRNQQLEPSFAEQVFDDYYNQDEQIPDDFSEYIRQIEGGSNKDRAFASSLMQHLPWARSFRKKREESAEMLRRCCTSGCTQKEISSFC, encoded by the exons ATGAAGAGTCTCCTGTGTGTTTTGGTAATCAACATGTTCCTCACCTCCTTTCCCACTTCTGTCTTGTCGCAGACTTTCAAGAGCGGGGAATCAGGTGTCAAACTGTGCGACCGGGAGTTCATCAGAGCCGTGATCTTTGCTTGTGGAGGTTCTCGCTGGAAGATGTTTCTCGATAACCAAAACG ATCCCTTCCAGACCTCATCTGATAAGGACTACTTCAAGGAGATGGACAATGACAGGAACCAGCAACTTGAACCATCTTTTGCAGAGCAAGTGTTCGACGATTACTACAACCAGGATGAGCAGATACCAGATGATTTCAGTGAGTACATCCGCCAGATTGAGGGAGGCAGCAATAAAGACCGCGCATTTGCATCGTCACTGATGCAACATCTACCCTGGGCCAGATCCttcaggaagaaaagggaggaatcGGCAGAAATGTTAAGAAGAtgctgcacttctggctgcaccCAAAAGGAAATCAGTAGCTTCTGCTGA